From a single Paraburkholderia sp. D15 genomic region:
- a CDS encoding YeiH family protein, whose translation MSTAHLTATSPAAESSTRGQLNGILFVALFAAAVTRIAAVPAIAGLGLSPLIVGIVAGALYGNALRDGMPASWAAGVNFSARKLLRIAVAFFGLRVSLQEIAQVGLPGLAESVLIVVSTLVIGTWAGMKIMKLDRDTALLTAAGSAICGAAAVLAFESTLQSKPHKSAMAVGSVVLFGTLSMFLYPVLFKAGWLHLDTVGAGLFFGGTIHEVAQVVGAASNVSPEATHIATIVKMTRVMLLVPVLLVVGVWVNRSARSAHSATAHEGAAHAPRKLAIPWFALGFLGFVVINSLHVLPESATSTLNMLDTFALTMAMTALGIETRIAQIRQAGPRALTTGFILYVWLIGGGLGITWLVQRLLG comes from the coding sequence ATGTCCACCGCACATCTCACTGCTACTTCTCCCGCCGCCGAGTCGTCGACTCGCGGCCAGCTCAACGGCATCCTGTTCGTTGCGCTCTTCGCCGCCGCCGTCACGCGTATCGCGGCCGTGCCGGCGATTGCCGGTCTCGGCCTGAGCCCGCTGATCGTCGGCATCGTGGCCGGCGCGCTGTACGGCAACGCGCTTCGCGACGGCATGCCGGCCAGCTGGGCGGCCGGCGTCAACTTTTCGGCGCGCAAGCTGCTGCGCATCGCGGTCGCGTTCTTCGGGCTGCGCGTCAGTCTTCAGGAAATCGCCCAGGTCGGCTTGCCCGGTCTCGCGGAATCGGTGCTGATCGTGGTCAGCACGCTCGTGATCGGCACGTGGGCCGGCATGAAGATCATGAAGCTCGACCGCGACACCGCGCTGCTGACGGCAGCCGGCAGCGCGATCTGCGGCGCGGCCGCCGTGCTCGCCTTCGAATCCACGCTGCAATCGAAGCCGCACAAGAGCGCGATGGCGGTCGGCAGCGTGGTGCTGTTCGGCACGCTCTCCATGTTCCTCTACCCGGTCCTGTTCAAGGCCGGCTGGCTGCATCTGGACACCGTCGGCGCGGGGCTGTTCTTCGGCGGCACGATCCACGAAGTGGCGCAGGTGGTCGGCGCGGCCAGCAATGTCAGCCCGGAAGCCACGCACATCGCCACCATCGTGAAGATGACCCGCGTGATGCTGCTGGTGCCGGTGCTGCTGGTGGTCGGCGTCTGGGTGAACCGCTCGGCTCGTTCGGCGCATTCGGCCACCGCGCACGAAGGCGCGGCGCACGCCCCGCGCAAGCTGGCGATTCCCTGGTTCGCACTCGGCTTCCTCGGCTTCGTGGTGATCAACTCGCTGCACGTGCTGCCGGAATCGGCGACCAGCACGCTGAACATGCTCGACACCTTCGCGTTGACCATGGCGATGACCGCGCTGGGCATCGAAACGCGCATCGCGCAGATTCGCCAGGCCGGTCCCCGCGCGCTGACCACCGGTTTCATCCTGTACGTCTGGCTGATCGGCGGCGGCCTCGGCATCACATGGCTCGTGCAGCGCCTGCTCGGCTGA
- a CDS encoding LysR family transcriptional regulator produces MTPDQLITFAAVAEHRNISRAAVALHLSQPAVSGQLRQLQDEFGEPLYQRDGRGVRLTPAGEQLASYATRLRDTWRQAHAYRDALRGMEQGTLRIGASTTPASYLLPYLIAEFHRRFPEVTLHAADGNTAEIVGMLGSVDVAMIEGPVGADLPPDTAVHAWREDEIVAIMPRSHPLAERGAARRAEGHAKRQAKGARAGDGASDKNEKGEFDPPERVELAAFGAYPLVLREAGSGVRQIVERAFARAGVPMRVALEIAGVEGVKEAVRAGMGIGFVSAMSMRHENGALRLFSLSPEPLTRRLSILVPHASAPSRVVEQFLALCLSDEKG; encoded by the coding sequence ATGACCCCCGATCAACTTATAACGTTCGCCGCTGTCGCCGAGCATCGCAACATCAGCCGGGCGGCAGTCGCGCTGCATCTGTCGCAGCCTGCCGTGTCCGGGCAACTGCGGCAGTTGCAGGACGAATTCGGCGAGCCGCTGTACCAGCGCGACGGCCGCGGCGTGCGGCTGACGCCCGCGGGCGAGCAACTGGCGAGCTACGCGACGCGGCTGCGCGACACGTGGCGCCAGGCGCATGCGTATCGCGACGCGTTGCGCGGCATGGAGCAGGGCACGTTGCGGATCGGCGCGAGCACCACGCCGGCGAGCTATCTGCTGCCGTATCTGATCGCCGAGTTTCACCGGCGCTTCCCGGAGGTGACCTTGCATGCCGCCGACGGCAACACGGCGGAAATCGTCGGCATGCTGGGCTCGGTGGATGTCGCGATGATCGAAGGCCCGGTCGGGGCGGATCTGCCGCCGGATACCGCCGTGCATGCGTGGCGCGAAGACGAGATCGTCGCGATCATGCCGCGCTCGCATCCGTTGGCGGAGCGGGGCGCGGCGCGGCGCGCCGAGGGGCACGCTAAACGACAGGCCAAGGGCGCACGCGCGGGTGACGGTGCGAGCGACAAGAATGAGAAGGGGGAGTTCGACCCGCCCGAGCGCGTCGAGCTGGCCGCTTTCGGCGCCTATCCGCTGGTGCTGCGCGAGGCGGGATCGGGCGTGCGGCAGATCGTCGAGCGGGCGTTCGCGCGCGCGGGCGTGCCGATGCGCGTGGCGCTGGAGATTGCCGGTGTCGAGGGCGTGAAGGAGGCGGTGCGGGCCGGCATGGGGATCGGTTTCGTGTCGGCCATGTCGATGCGGCATGAAAACGGCGCGCTGCGCCTGTTTTCGCTGAGTCCCGAGCCGCTGACGCGGCGGCTGTCGATCCTCGTCCCGCATGCGAGCGCGCCGTCGCGGGTGGTGGAGCAGTTTCTCGCGCTGTG
- a CDS encoding glutathione S-transferase produces MSLELYYWDGLQGRGEFVRLALEEAGADYVEVARGEPADGLGTDAMMAVLKSRDEPYPPFAPPFLKDGDLVIAQTANILFYLGPRLNLVPPVDSLRYVANGLQLTIADVVTEAHDTHHPLASALYYEDQKDAAKARAHDFIDNRIPKFMKYFERVLKQNPAGDSFMVGDALSYVDLSMFQLIDGLLYAFPRALRRFGEHYPRLAALHDAVIERPNIAAYLQSERRIEHNEACIFRHYPELDKAAA; encoded by the coding sequence ATGAGCCTGGAACTTTACTATTGGGACGGCCTGCAGGGCCGCGGCGAATTCGTCCGCCTGGCGCTGGAGGAAGCCGGCGCCGACTACGTGGAAGTCGCGCGCGGCGAGCCCGCCGACGGTCTCGGCACCGACGCGATGATGGCCGTGCTGAAAAGCCGCGACGAACCCTATCCGCCGTTCGCGCCGCCGTTCCTGAAGGACGGCGATCTGGTGATCGCGCAGACGGCCAACATCCTGTTCTATCTCGGGCCGCGCCTGAATCTCGTGCCGCCGGTGGACAGCCTGCGCTACGTCGCCAACGGTCTGCAACTGACGATCGCCGACGTGGTCACCGAAGCGCACGACACGCATCATCCGCTCGCCAGCGCGCTCTACTACGAAGACCAGAAGGACGCCGCGAAAGCCCGCGCGCACGACTTCATCGACAACCGCATTCCGAAGTTCATGAAGTACTTCGAGCGCGTGCTGAAGCAGAACCCGGCCGGCGACAGCTTCATGGTCGGCGACGCGCTCAGCTACGTCGACCTGTCGATGTTCCAGTTGATCGACGGTCTGCTGTACGCATTTCCGCGCGCGCTGCGGCGTTTCGGCGAGCACTACCCGCGTCTCGCCGCGTTGCACGACGCGGTGATCGAACGGCCGAACATCGCCGCGTATCTGCAATCGGAGCGACGCATCGAACACAACGAGGCGTGCATCTTCCGGCACTACCCCGAACTCGACAAGGCGGCGGCTTGA
- a CDS encoding ClcB-like voltage-gated chloride channel protein, which yields MLSFLLKLRTRAQHLFRLSEAHTMLVWSVVVGVAGAFATIAFREAIALLQLAAVGKSGSFVEMARALPWTVRIWLPAAGGLIAGFFLLIARRHADKNTHVDYMEAVAIGDGVVPVKLSFWRSVSSLFTISSGGSIGREGPMVQLAALAASLIGRWVHFDPSRLRLLVACGAAAGITSAYSAPIAGAFFVTEIVLGSIAMESFGPVVVAAVVANITMREFAGYRPPYEMPVFPPVAGLEVLLFVALGALCGAAAPQFLRLLDVSKASFRKLPLPLPVRLALGGLVVGILSVWSPEVWGNGYSVVNSILHSPWTWTALVMVLVFKLVATAATAGSGAVGGVFTPTLFVGAVVGSLFGLGMHALWPHSTSAPFAYAMVGMGAFLAGATQAPLMAILMIFEMTLSYQVVLPLMLSCVVAYFVSRAIGKTSMYEITLHRHQEEQARSRLRATQMRELIRPAETVVPPNATVQDMTRVFLEYPVKYLYVANEAGAFLGVVALKDITSDLLEKRDTAAKTAADYLQPHFDVLTPDMPLGVALQHFMAFQGERLPVVESAAHPTLAGVVYKTSLLDAYFRMNPTR from the coding sequence GTGCTTTCATTCCTGCTGAAGCTGCGCACCCGCGCGCAACATCTGTTCCGTCTGTCCGAAGCCCATACGATGCTGGTCTGGTCGGTGGTGGTCGGGGTGGCCGGCGCCTTCGCGACGATCGCCTTCCGCGAGGCCATCGCGCTGCTGCAACTGGCGGCGGTCGGCAAGTCCGGCAGCTTCGTCGAAATGGCGCGCGCGCTGCCGTGGACCGTGCGGATCTGGCTGCCCGCCGCCGGCGGCCTGATCGCAGGCTTTTTCCTGCTGATCGCGCGGCGTCACGCGGACAAGAACACGCACGTCGACTACATGGAAGCCGTGGCGATCGGCGACGGCGTGGTGCCGGTCAAGCTGAGTTTCTGGCGCAGCGTGTCGTCGCTGTTCACGATTTCGAGCGGCGGCTCGATCGGCCGCGAGGGGCCGATGGTGCAACTGGCGGCGCTCGCGGCGTCGCTGATCGGCCGCTGGGTGCATTTCGATCCGTCGCGGCTGCGGCTGCTGGTCGCGTGCGGCGCGGCGGCGGGGATCACGTCCGCGTATAGCGCGCCGATCGCCGGCGCGTTTTTCGTCACCGAGATCGTGCTCGGCTCGATCGCGATGGAAAGCTTCGGGCCGGTGGTGGTCGCGGCGGTGGTCGCCAACATCACGATGCGCGAATTCGCCGGCTACCGGCCGCCGTACGAGATGCCGGTGTTCCCGCCGGTCGCCGGGCTCGAAGTGCTGCTGTTCGTCGCGCTCGGCGCGCTGTGCGGCGCGGCCGCGCCGCAGTTCCTGCGGCTGCTGGACGTATCGAAGGCGAGCTTTCGCAAGCTGCCCCTGCCGCTGCCCGTGCGGCTCGCGCTCGGCGGACTGGTGGTCGGGATTCTGTCGGTGTGGTCGCCCGAGGTCTGGGGCAACGGCTACAGCGTGGTCAACTCGATCCTGCATTCGCCGTGGACCTGGACCGCGCTCGTGATGGTGCTGGTGTTCAAGCTGGTCGCGACCGCGGCCACCGCGGGCTCCGGCGCGGTCGGCGGGGTCTTCACGCCGACGCTGTTCGTCGGCGCGGTGGTCGGCTCGCTGTTCGGCCTCGGCATGCATGCGCTGTGGCCGCACAGCACGTCCGCGCCGTTCGCGTACGCGATGGTCGGCATGGGCGCGTTCCTGGCCGGCGCGACCCAGGCGCCGCTGATGGCGATCCTGATGATCTTCGAAATGACGCTGAGCTATCAGGTCGTGCTGCCGCTGATGCTGTCGTGCGTGGTCGCGTACTTCGTGTCGCGCGCGATCGGCAAGACGTCGATGTACGAGATCACGCTGCATCGTCATCAGGAGGAGCAGGCGCGTTCGCGTTTGCGCGCCACGCAGATGCGCGAGCTGATCCGCCCGGCCGAAACCGTCGTGCCGCCGAACGCGACCGTGCAGGACATGACGCGCGTGTTCCTCGAATATCCGGTGAAGTATCTGTACGTCGCGAACGAAGCGGGTGCGTTTCTGGGCGTGGTGGCGCTGAAGGACATCACGTCCGATCTGCTGGAGAAGCGCGACACCGCCGCCAAGACCGCCGCCGATTATCTGCAGCCGCATTTCGACGTGCTCACGCCCGACATGCCGCTCGGCGTCGCGCTGCAGCACTTCATGGCGTTTCAGGGCGAACGGCTGCCGGTGGTGGAAAGCGCCGCGCATCCGACGCTCGCGGGCGTGGTGTACAAAACCTCGTTGCTGGATGCCTATTTCCGGATGAATCCGACGCGCTGA